A genomic segment from Luteibacter aegosomatis encodes:
- the tldD gene encoding metalloprotease TldD: MDSLITLAERRLLTPGGLAASDLDRVFSQLMGPSIDAADLYFQHSRSESWLLEEGIVKDGNHSIEQGVGVRAISGEKTGFSYSDEIVLPQLLEASRAARAIAQGGAGAGKPLSLATGRALYPAIDPVESLPNEEKIALLREVDAYARSRDPRVKQVVVSLSATLDTILVAGSDGTLAADVRPLVRLNVQVIAEQNGRREQGHAGGGGRYGYRELIENGRAHAFAEEAVRQALVNLDAVDAPAGTMTVVLGPGWPGVLLHEAIGHGLEGDFNRKGSSAFAGRIGQRVAAEGVTVVDDGTLPGRRGSLNIDDEGTRTECTTLIENGILKGYMQDKLNARLMGVKPTGNGRRESFAQLPMPRMTNTYMLAGQREPEEIIRSVKNGLYAVNFGGGQVDITNGKFVFSASEAYLIEDGKITAPVKGATLVGSGPEVLTRVSMIGNDLALDEGVGVCGKDGQSVPVGVGQPTLRVDGMTVGGTAA; this comes from the coding sequence ATGGATTCCCTGATCACCCTCGCCGAACGTCGCCTCCTCACCCCGGGCGGTTTGGCCGCTTCCGACCTGGATCGCGTGTTTTCGCAGCTGATGGGCCCTTCCATCGACGCGGCCGACCTCTATTTCCAGCATTCGCGCAGCGAATCCTGGCTGCTGGAGGAGGGCATCGTGAAGGACGGCAACCACTCGATCGAGCAGGGCGTGGGCGTGCGGGCCATCTCGGGTGAGAAGACCGGCTTTTCCTACTCCGATGAGATCGTGCTGCCTCAGCTCCTGGAGGCCTCGCGCGCCGCGCGGGCCATCGCCCAGGGCGGGGCCGGTGCGGGCAAGCCGCTGTCACTGGCGACGGGACGGGCCCTGTACCCGGCCATCGATCCGGTGGAGAGCCTGCCGAACGAAGAGAAGATCGCCCTCCTGCGCGAGGTGGACGCCTATGCGCGTTCCCGCGATCCCAGGGTGAAGCAGGTGGTGGTGAGCCTCTCGGCCACGCTCGATACCATCCTCGTGGCGGGCTCCGACGGCACCCTGGCCGCCGACGTGCGACCGCTGGTGCGGCTCAACGTGCAGGTGATCGCCGAGCAGAACGGCCGTCGCGAGCAGGGCCACGCCGGGGGTGGCGGGCGTTACGGCTACCGCGAGCTGATCGAGAACGGTCGCGCCCATGCCTTCGCGGAGGAAGCCGTGCGCCAAGCGCTGGTCAATCTCGACGCGGTGGATGCGCCGGCCGGCACCATGACCGTCGTACTCGGTCCGGGCTGGCCCGGCGTGCTGCTGCACGAAGCCATCGGCCATGGCCTCGAGGGCGACTTCAACCGCAAGGGCAGCTCGGCCTTCGCCGGGCGCATCGGCCAGCGCGTGGCGGCCGAGGGCGTGACGGTGGTGGACGACGGTACCCTGCCGGGACGCCGTGGCTCGCTCAACATCGACGACGAGGGCACGCGGACCGAGTGCACCACCCTCATCGAAAACGGCATCCTCAAGGGTTACATGCAGGACAAGCTCAACGCCCGGCTGATGGGCGTGAAGCCCACCGGGAACGGCCGCCGCGAATCCTTCGCCCAGCTGCCGATGCCGCGCATGACCAACACCTACATGCTGGCTGGCCAGCGTGAGCCCGAAGAGATCATCCGCTCGGTGAAGAACGGCCTGTATGCCGTGAACTTCGGCGGCGGCCAGGTCGACATCACCAACGGCAAGTTCGTTTTCTCGGCCAGCGAGGCCTACCTCATCGAGGACGGCAAGATCACCGCACCGGTGAAGGGCGCCACCCTGGTGGGTTCCGGTCCCGAGGTGCTCACCCGCGTATCGATGATCGGCAACGACCTCGCGCTGGACGAGGGGGTGGGCGTGTGCGGCAAGGATGGGCAGAGCGTGCCGGTGGGCGTGGGTCAGCCGACGCTTCGTGTCGACGGCATGACGGTGGGCGGCACGGCCGCCTGA